In the Sulfobacillus thermosulfidooxidans DSM 9293 genome, TAATTGCTCAACTTGGCGTAAGGCACGGGGTGGTGATTCAATACCGTGATGTCTTTCCACAGCCTCATATTGTCAGAACCGAGTGGTTTTCTCTAATGCCGGAGCATCATTAAGCATGATTCAAAACCATAACACATGCGCCATTTTGACAGAAGAGGACAGGCCCTTATCAGGACACGCCTGTCCTCTTCGTTGTTGTGAAGAAGAAAATATTAATAGAAAGAAATGGGGGGATCAATCGCTATGTGGCACAATCGCCCTATGACATGAGCTGTTAGTTATGGACGGTAATGGTTGATTCAGGGCTCGCCACTTCGAGACTGGAGCGTTGGGTTGAGGTTTCATTTAAAGGGGCATTTAAGGGTCTGGCATAGACAACCACATGCCAAGGACCAGGCACCGTCGCCGGAATCACAAAGGTATTTGTCGCCTTGTACTCTCCACTGCTTTGCCAGCCGTTGGTGGGTGATTCAAACCAAAATTGATAAAGGGGATTGGTAATGCCCGTGGCATTTGCGGTTAACGTAATATTGTTACCTACAGCCACCTCGTTGGCAAAACTTAATGAGACAAAACTGTTGGCGCTGATCGGATTCACGGGGTTCTCGGCATTGCCGCCAATATCAATCACACTGGTATCCGATTTGGCCTCATAGATGGCTTGTTGATCCGCATTCTCATTGTGGGGTGCACTAAATTCCCGAGCATAGACCAAGACCGACAGGAAGCCATTTCGGGGCGGGGTGATCGTATACGAATTGGCGAAACTAAAGGGTCCACTCGAATGCCACTGCCCACCTTGCATGGCCCACCAGAATTGGTAGACGGGTTCTTTAAACCCAGTGGGTTCTGCCGTCACCGTAAAATTGATGCCGGAAATGGCTGTAGTTGGAGCAACTAAAGCCACGGACTGTCCCGCGGCATTTTGATAACCGGCATTGTTTCCAATGGGGCGTGCTACCCAACTCACGGCCAAAGGCATACTGTCTTTGGTAAGGACCGCCACGAACTTATCAGTTTGCGGAGAATGATGGATAATTGTTGTGCTCACCGTGGTGCCTGAGGTGACCTGATTGAGAATTTGTCCGGTGGTGGCATTCATGATGGCTAAGGATTCCCCTGTCGATAACGGGGTATTGGTGGCGGCCATCAAAGTCACACTTTGTCCGGTGCGGGCCTGGGGAGTGGTCGCATAAAGTGCTACGGGTTTCGTGGTAGCTGCTTGGGTGGTGGCTAAGGTGCGATGGGGAATGGCCGCTGTCAGTGTGACTAATCCAAAAGCCGCAATAGCCGAAAACCATATAGATCGTGTATTCATCATCATTGGAACATTAATCCCTCACTTTGCAAAAGAACATCCTCTCTTCCCATAATTCTCGTCATCATAAGTAATGTCCTGCCGATCTTTCCAAGATTTTGATGAAAAGGGCCACATATTGTCTCAATGGGAGCGGTTCAGGTATACTCGTTGAGTATAAAATTACTGTTGGACGTTATGTGACTATACGTGATTAAAGGATGCCTTGCATGAAACACATCGTGATTACGAGCCGTGAATTAGCTGGATATAATCTATCAGGAGGGATTGGCGTCTATGTAGACCATCACGCAGCCTCTTTGAGCAGCCAAGGATATCATGTCACGGTCCTGACAGCCGCCAAGTTTCTCGAAGACCGTGACGAAATTGCTCCACCGCCCGAACGCCCGTACCAGATCATCCCGCTTCGGGCTGTCGAGGGATTTCGCACCGCTGAACATAATTTTTCGTATGCCGTTTATGTGACACTCAAAGAACTCCAAAAGACCCAGCCTTTTGATATCGTAGAGTTTCCCGATTACAATGGGGAAGGGTACTTTTGCATTAAAGCTAAGCGGTTATTAGGCGAATTTGGCCAGGTTATTCTGTGGGTCCATGGGCACATGACTCTTCACCTGTGTGACACCTTAAATGAGGAACCACCGTCATTATACCGGCAAGCGATTTATAATATGGAGCAGTATTGCTTACGCTATGCCGACGTGGTCAGTGTACCCAGCCAAGATTTAGCGGCCGTTTATGGGCAAGACGTTCCCCGGGATTATTATACGATGCGCCATCCCATCCCGGCCTTTACCCATCCCCTCTTAGATCAAAAAGGGCCTAATTCTTCTCAGGACACTTCTGCTGTTCGGGTGCTATATGTGGGCCGTTTAGAACACCGCAAAGGCGTTGATTTGCTGGTTGAGGCCATAATTCGACAATTAGACCGGGGACAAAACGTGTCGCTACGCTTAGTTGGGGGGGATACGTGGTGGAAAGAGGGATCGTACCGGTCTTATCTTTTATCCTTAATTCCCCCCCACCACCAGCAGGCCTTTGAATTTATGGGTCCGGTAACCCGGGAAAATCTTCAACGCGAGTACCTAAACGCGGATATTGTGGTTTTTCCTAGCCGTTTTGAAAATTGGCCTAATGTCTGTCTTGAGGCCATGTCCTTTGGCAAGCCCATTATTGCCAGCCGTTTTGGCGGCATGCGAGAAATGTTAGACGGGGGCGCGGGCTGGTTGATTGATCCCTTTGATGCGGACGCGTTTGATGAGGCCTTGACTGAACTCATCGCCCATCCCGAGAAACGCAAAATCTTCGGCGAACAGGCCCGGAGCGCGCTGCACAGAATGGCGCAAGCACCCACCGAACTCCCGACATGGTTTATCAATGAGCCAAAACTCGAGAACAGCATCTCCCAAGACGAACCCCTCGTTAGTATTATTGTCCCTTGTTATAACGCGAGTGAGACCATAGAGGAGACTCTTGAGAGCTTATTACACCAGGACTATCCCCACATCGAGATTATTCTGGTCGATGATGGGTCCACAGAACCCGGCTTTGCTGCTCTCTTAGACCGCTTAGGACAAGCCCATAATCAGGTTCGCGTCTTTCATAAGACTAATAGTGGGCTCCCCGGGGCCCGCAATTACGGGGCGAAACGAGCGCAGGGTGAATATTTGGCCTTTTGTGATGCGGATGATCTGCTGGCTCCCATGACCATACGGCACAGTGTACAGGCCTTGATGCGGCATCAAGACCTCTCCTTGGTCTATCCTATTATTCATTATTTTGAGGGAGCCCAAGGCTTTTGGGGACCCCAAGATCTCTATGCACCTACGTTATTGGCGGAGAATCAAGCCCATGCCGGCATCGTGATTCGCCGGGACCGGTTTTTTGCCCATGGGGGCTATGACGAATCCTTCCGCTATGGGTGGGAAGATTGGGAACTATTATTACGGCTGGCAAAATCGGGGGATCACGGTGAAGTGCTGCCTTACCCCCATTACCAGTACCGGGTTCGTCCGAATTCGATGGTGCGGACGACCTCAGCCCAGAACCGGCACCGTATTCAGAAGCAAATGTGGACCAAACATCAAGAGCTTTTAGGATTGCCAGCCTATTATGTGCTGGATAAAGAGGTCTTGCAGGGGAACTCGGCCCAAGGAGGATCCACGGAAAGTCACCGCGAATGGTTAAGGCGCATCATATTAGACTCCAAAGGCATGCGCCTCGTTATTACCGTATCGCGTATTGTTCCGGGATTTATCCGGCGCCCAGTGAGACGGTGGTTAAAACAGGTGGTTTTACGGCGGTTTAATTTAAGTTAGTCAATCCTCATAATAATTATGAGCGAGATAAAAGTCAAAAGGCCCAGGGAAATTTTCTCTGGGTTGATTTACATATTTCGGTGACTATTTGCCAGAATAAAGCGTTGTGAATAGTATGATGGGACACATTGGGAAGGTGACGGAACATGTGGAAGCAAATGGGGCATTGGGGATTACCGGTGATTCTATCAAGTGGGCTATTAGCCCTACCATCTTTGGGGACCATTAATCTTAACATCTCGCCAGTGGCTACGCAAAATGTCACGGCGAAAGTCTATCAGTCCGTTCCCCGGTATCCTCATAGTGTGGCGGTGATAGCTCCCCCCATCTCTTCACCGTTTGCCGCCCCGCTCGTGCTGGGGGCGGAGAATCATCTCTCCAAGCTTTGGCAACTACCCACGTCTTATGACCACGCGGAAAATTGGTATATGCATGAGATGGAAAAAGAGGGATATCATCTCATAAGCCAGGCGATGTCGAGCCTGGCGCATAGTGAATCCTTAACCTACGGCCTGTTATTTGCTCAGGGACCGCAAGAGACCACGCAAGTAGCCATCAATTTTCTTCCCCTGAATGCTCATACGACCAATATGCAATATATCGTGGCCGAACTGCCAGTGCCTTCAAGACCTCAGAGCAGTCGCATGGCACCAGTTTCGGCGGTTCGCGAAATCACGGTGCACTACAGGGCATGGCGTTATGGGAGTCCTCTTCAGTCTTTTACGCTTAACAATCCTAAGACCATTGCCCCGGTTGTGGATTTGCTAAACCACCTGCCGGTATTGCCTCCCGAACTTTTTCACTGTGCGGCCGACTTTGGCCAGGGCGCCACCTTAATTGTGCACTTTCGCAACGGGAAACAGTGGGTCATTAGGGATAATGCGGCATGTGATAGTGTGCAGATACCTCATGCCCCGGCTTTGCAAGATGTGCATTCTTCGCTCTATCACTTGCTAGGCCAAGATGCGAAAAAATTCACCACGAAGGGGACGTTTTGAACAACTTGGGCACATCATGTGAAAATTTTGGGGATAAGTCTGTGGACAATTGTGGATATCTTTTGCTCCAACTGCAATTATTGTGAAGAAATACAAGTCGATGGGGAATAGTTCGTATAGTAGGGACCAGTAAAATGTGATTCAAATCGTGGAGGTGGCGGACGTTAGCCAGCGTTTGCAGCGTAACCGTGAGGATAAAGGGCCGTTCAATGGTTGCCAATGACCATATCACAACAAATCGCGAATACCTACCCACCAATGAGTACCAGTTAGACCCACCCATGAACCAACCGGACATACTTCACAATACCCCAGGCATGATGAGGATTATGCTCCAAAACTGGTATAAAAAGCGTTGAACTCACTCGTACTTATGCCGTGACACGGTCATCTTCCGCGACTTTTGGCGGACCTTGTTGCCACAGTTGATGACTGGTCACCCGCTGATCCGCCTTAATCCTCATGCGCCACAGTTTGTGTCACGAATGACCACACCAAAGATGAATTTTAATAGACTTTTTTGTACCAAAACCGGTGAAGCCTCTGCGTACGTCGGTTTTTCCTCGAAACATCTTAGACGAATTCGTTTTCCAAGGCACGGAACGGTTATTGATCTCATCTCCCACTGTATACAGCAGCTGAGTCACATCCGCGTGAAACGCTTTCGGAAACCGGCTCAGCACGTTGCAGATTTTCCCCACCCTAAATGCGTATAACATCGGCCGTTGTATGGCTTAAGTAACGTCGATCCCGGCAGATATGACGGTTAAGGGCAGTTCCAAGTTCTACGGACCAGATCGCGTAAAAAGTCTTCCCATGCTTTATTACTGTCCGCATGACCCACGCTGAAACCGTCCTATTCAGACAAAATGGCTGCACCCGAATTTTTCCGACATCATTCTTTATCTCCCAAAAAAGGAAATAGGTAGGACTATGTAGAACAAGTTATTATATTGGCAAAAGGTGCTTGCACGGAACCAAAGAATTTAAATGTCAAGTAGACTTCATAATACGATGGAGAAGAACCAGGAGCATTCTTAAGTACCCAGTTATCCGTTTTGAAATTGATGTTTCCTGCGATTTCTCTTATTCGTAAGAGTAATGCCGCATCGAACTGCTGGTTATTTGTAAACGGATTCAATTTCACTATGCAATTAGGAGTTAATCAATCTATGACTACATTATTTCCTCGTGACAAATTTAACGATATATCTCGCCCTCTGCCATCACATCAACTCGTTGTTGATGAAATTGCTACCGCGGATATTTATGCTCTGGGAGTTGGGGCATTCGCGCCGCTCACTGGATTCATGGATGAAGTTACGTATGACATGGTTTGCCACGAAATGCGCCTTCCAAACGGTCTGATATGGCCCGTTCCTGTCACTCTATCTGTTTCGGAACTCGATGCCTGTTGCCTTAAAGAGGGAATGGACATTCTTTTGAAGGGAATAGATCATACACTGTATGCTATTCTTCATCTCACGTCTATTTACCGTCCTAATCGCGAGCAAGAGGCAGACCTTGTCTATGGAACACATGATCCTCATCATCCTGGGGTGAAACGCTTGTTGCAGCGAGGGCCCGTATATTTGGGCGGGGATTTGGATGTACTGCATATCCCACGTTTTCCTTTGATAGATCAGCCTTTCATGAGGGTGATGACACCGTCACAAGTCCGTTCACATATTAAATCGCGTGGTTGGCAAACGGTTGCTGGTTTCCAAACTCGCAATCCTATTCATCGGGCCCATGAATATATTCAAAAATGTGCGTTGGAAATAGTTGATGCTCTCTTTATCCACCCATTAGTAGGCCCTACTAAGGCCGACGATGTTCCATCATCGGTTCGTATTAAAACCTATGAGGTATTGTTGGAGCATTATTATCCACCAGACCGCGTGCTATTCAGCGTGTATTATGCAGCCATGCGTTATGCGGGACCGCGCGAAGCTGTATTCCATGCTTTGGTACGAAAAAATTATGGCTGTACCCACTTTATTGTTGGTCGAGACCATGCTGGTGTGGGTAACTATTACGGTCCCTATGATGCCCATAAGATTTTCAATCGGTTTTCACCCAAAGAACTTGGCGTTACACCATTGTTTTTTGAACAAGCCTTCTACTGCCGACGCTGTGACGGGATGGCTACCAGCAAAACTTGTCCACATGCGCCAGAACATCATGTTTATCTATCTGGAACTCAGGTGAGAACAATGCTTAGAAAGGGCGAGGACTTGCCTAAGGAGTTTAGTCGACCAGAAGTCGCTGAAATTCTTAAACACTATTATCGCGGTTGAATGTGGGAACGGGCACC is a window encoding:
- a CDS encoding glycosyltransferase codes for the protein MKHIVITSRELAGYNLSGGIGVYVDHHAASLSSQGYHVTVLTAAKFLEDRDEIAPPPERPYQIIPLRAVEGFRTAEHNFSYAVYVTLKELQKTQPFDIVEFPDYNGEGYFCIKAKRLLGEFGQVILWVHGHMTLHLCDTLNEEPPSLYRQAIYNMEQYCLRYADVVSVPSQDLAAVYGQDVPRDYYTMRHPIPAFTHPLLDQKGPNSSQDTSAVRVLYVGRLEHRKGVDLLVEAIIRQLDRGQNVSLRLVGGDTWWKEGSYRSYLLSLIPPHHQQAFEFMGPVTRENLQREYLNADIVVFPSRFENWPNVCLEAMSFGKPIIASRFGGMREMLDGGAGWLIDPFDADAFDEALTELIAHPEKRKIFGEQARSALHRMAQAPTELPTWFINEPKLENSISQDEPLVSIIVPCYNASETIEETLESLLHQDYPHIEIILVDDGSTEPGFAALLDRLGQAHNQVRVFHKTNSGLPGARNYGAKRAQGEYLAFCDADDLLAPMTIRHSVQALMRHQDLSLVYPIIHYFEGAQGFWGPQDLYAPTLLAENQAHAGIVIRRDRFFAHGGYDESFRYGWEDWELLLRLAKSGDHGEVLPYPHYQYRVRPNSMVRTTSAQNRHRIQKQMWTKHQELLGLPAYYVLDKEVLQGNSAQGGSTESHREWLRRIILDSKGMRLVITVSRIVPGFIRRPVRRWLKQVVLRRFNLS
- the sat gene encoding sulfate adenylyltransferase; its protein translation is MTTLFPRDKFNDISRPLPSHQLVVDEIATADIYALGVGAFAPLTGFMDEVTYDMVCHEMRLPNGLIWPVPVTLSVSELDACCLKEGMDILLKGIDHTLYAILHLTSIYRPNREQEADLVYGTHDPHHPGVKRLLQRGPVYLGGDLDVLHIPRFPLIDQPFMRVMTPSQVRSHIKSRGWQTVAGFQTRNPIHRAHEYIQKCALEIVDALFIHPLVGPTKADDVPSSVRIKTYEVLLEHYYPPDRVLFSVYYAAMRYAGPREAVFHALVRKNYGCTHFIVGRDHAGVGNYYGPYDAHKIFNRFSPKELGVTPLFFEQAFYCRRCDGMATSKTCPHAPEHHVYLSGTQVRTMLRKGEDLPKEFSRPEVAEILKHYYRG